One window of the Canis aureus isolate CA01 chromosome 1, VMU_Caureus_v.1.0, whole genome shotgun sequence genome contains the following:
- the SERPINB13 gene encoding serpin B13, giving the protein MTRERQRECYKFKISTTHVTHASFGSSLKPPLPLQKPDLAGIFMDSLGAAYTHFGFNLFQKLNKINDGNIFFSPVGISAAIGMLIPGAREATAMQLQRMLFSEKDTGSSRNKTEEREIDKTEEIHHQFQEFLNEIGKPTNDYELKIANRLFGEKTYLFLQKYLDYVEKYYHASLEPVDFVNAADESRKKINSWVENQTNEKIKDLFPDDSLNSLTKLVLVNIVYFKGQWDREFKKENTKEEEFWLNKSTSKSVPMMTQCHSFSFTFLEDLQAKILGIPYKNNDLSMFVLLPNDIDGLEKILDQITPEKLVEWTNPGYMEERNVTLHLPRFEVEDGYNLEAVLAAMGLGDAFSVCGADSPGAPSHSRLQAQKFLHRSFVVVTEEGTESTAATSVGFALSSALSCEHFHCNHPFLFFIRHHESNSILFFGRFSSP; this is encoded by the exons ATGactagggagaggcagagagaatgcTATAAATTCAAGATCTCAACAACTCATGTTACACATGCTTCTTTTGGTTCCTCGCTCAAGCCGCCTCTGCCTCTTCAAAAACCAG ATCTTGCCGGAATCTTCATGGATTCACTTGGTGCAGCATACACTCACTTTGGGTTTAATCTCTTCCAAaagctgaataaaataaatgatggcaACATCTTCTTTTCCCCTGTGGGCATTTCTGCTGCCATTGGCATGCTCATCCCAGGGGCCCGAGAAGCTACCGCCATGCAGTTGCAGAGG ATGCTTTTCTCTGAAAAAGACACAGGCAGCTCAAGGAACAAAACCGAAGAAAGAGAG ATTGACAAGACAGAAGAGATACATCACCAATTCCAAGAGTTTTTGAATGAGATAGGCAAACCCACTAATGATTATGAACTAAAAATAGCCAATAGGCTCTTTGGAGAAAAGACATACCTCTTCCTTCAA aaatacttagattaTGTGGAAAAATATTACCATGCTTCTCTGGAACCTGTTGATTTTGTAAATGCAGCAGATGAAAGTCGAAAGAAGATTAATTCCTGGGTTGAAAACCAAACAAATG AAAAAATCAAAGACCTGTTTCCAGATGATTCTCTAAACAGCCTCACCAAGCTGGTGCTGGTGaacatagtttattttaaaggGCAATGGGACAGggagtttaagaaagaaaacaccaagGAGGAGGAATTTTGGCTGAATAAG AGTACAAGCAAATCTGTGCCAATGATGACACAGTGCCATTCCTTTAGCTTCACCTTTCTGGAGGACTTGCAAGCCAAAATCCTGGGGATTCCATATAAAAACAATGATCTAAGCATGTTTGTGCTGCTGCCCAATGACATAGATGGTCTGGAGAAG atTCTAGATCAAATAACTCCAGAAAAATTAGTAGAGTGGACGAACCCAGGGTACATGGAAGAAAGGAATGTGACCTTGCACCTGCCCCGGTTTGAAGTGGAGGACGGTTACAATCTGGAGGCCGTGTTGGCAGCCATGGGGCTGGGGGATGCCTTCAGTGTGTGTGGAGCTGACTCTCCCGGGGCGCcctcacactccaggctgcaggcacaGAAGTTTCTACATAGGTCCTTTGTGGTGGTAACCGAGGAAGGCACAGAGTCTACAGCAGCCACCAGTGTGGGCTTTGCCCTCAGCTCAGCGCTGAGTTGTGAACACTTTCATTGCAATCACCCTTTCCTGTTCTTCATTAGGCACCATGAGTCCAACAGCATCCTCTTCTTTGGTAGATTTTCTTCTCCTTAG